A single genomic interval of Campylobacter concisus harbors:
- a CDS encoding DUF4299 family protein, with protein sequence MSVTFKVKNKKKLFGGYEKALSEREISEVIEGFCFFNAQNDEPSELSLNENVMISGVRQKSARGFELNYEDGKYIVRVCTPSGVGDWQTALLFLSKISAKTGSKIERDNEEIYDSEQILKFDYEADIMWGLEALKDAKEKNQTLYIYGLERDVAFDAVMTDEIFASASPAAKFDEMMRRVQYLDAYSARENLYEDKNGNEIFGAYTLSENLPTILPYAPSPSWQAQEVLGERKVSRWILTLVVGVDDRDAHVFGECEYNAFMANLPKEKYRFIDAANILVEPLSEEEMREILKKANEA encoded by the coding sequence ATGAGCGTAACATTTAAAGTAAAAAATAAAAAGAAACTTTTCGGCGGATATGAAAAGGCGCTAAGCGAGCGTGAAATTTCAGAGGTTATAGAGGGATTTTGCTTTTTTAATGCTCAAAACGACGAGCCGAGCGAGCTTTCGCTAAACGAAAACGTGATGATATCAGGCGTACGGCAAAAGAGCGCTCGCGGTTTTGAGCTAAACTATGAAGACGGCAAATATATCGTTCGAGTCTGCACTCCAAGCGGCGTTGGCGACTGGCAGACGGCACTTTTGTTTCTTTCTAAAATTTCAGCCAAAACCGGCTCGAAAATAGAGCGCGACAATGAAGAAATTTACGATAGCGAGCAAATTTTAAAATTTGATTATGAAGCCGACATAATGTGGGGACTTGAGGCTCTAAAGGACGCAAAAGAGAAAAATCAAACGCTTTATATCTATGGCCTAGAGCGCGACGTGGCGTTTGACGCGGTTATGACAGATGAAATTTTTGCAAGCGCTAGCCCTGCGGCTAAATTTGATGAGATGATGAGGCGGGTGCAGTATCTTGACGCTTATAGCGCAAGAGAGAATTTATACGAAGATAAAAACGGGAATGAAATTTTTGGCGCATATACGCTTAGCGAAAATTTACCGACTATCTTGCCTTACGCCCCTTCTCCGTCGTGGCAGGCGCAAGAAGTTCTAGGAGAGCGTAAGGTCTCGCGCTGGATACTTACGCTAGTAGTCGGCGTAGACGATAGGGACGCGCACGTGTTCGGCGAATGCGAATACAATGCCTTTATGGCAAATTTACCAAAAGAAAAATATCGCTTCATAGACGCCGCAAATATACTGGTTGAGCCGCTTAGCGAAGAAGAGATGAGAGAAATTTTAAAAAAGGCAAACGAAGCTTAA
- a CDS encoding DsrE/DsrF/TusD sulfur relay family protein, whose amino-acid sequence MKKFLFILTNQPYNGTDNAYNALRLAKTLKEKGEEVRIFLMNDAVDLARNSTKKPENYDVDLVAMLKELYASGAMLKVCGSCQTRCGLHAGEPYFEAEVKGSMDILSEWVRQCDQVMTF is encoded by the coding sequence ATGAAAAAATTTCTATTTATACTTACAAATCAACCATACAACGGTACCGACAATGCTTACAACGCATTAAGGCTAGCTAAAACACTAAAAGAAAAAGGCGAAGAGGTTAGAATTTTTCTAATGAACGACGCGGTCGATCTTGCGCGAAATAGCACCAAAAAGCCGGAAAACTACGACGTAGATCTAGTAGCGATGTTGAAAGAGCTATACGCTAGCGGCGCTATGTTAAAGGTTTGCGGTAGCTGCCAAACGAGGTGCGGTTTGCATGCGGGAGAGCCTTATTTCGAGGCTGAGGTGAAAGGTAGCATGGATATCTTGTCCGAGTGGGTTAGGCAGTGCGATCAAGTGATGACGTTTTAG
- a CDS encoding LysE family translocator: MDFLLFFATLAPISLMPGINMTYAMSIGMSFGYKHSLIMMTGQLLSLAFVAFCCMLGVGAVLHHFEYAFKALNIITGLYMLYLGAMLLFGKGELSVTNVSNLPSKKQMFINGLIVCVTNPKAWIFFSALLPTFLDKEDPFSLTRMCVIATTLVFIEFCSLNIYALGGAMLKKFLQTHLRLLEIFTALIVCTIGVLLLFR; the protein is encoded by the coding sequence ATGGACTTCTTGCTCTTTTTCGCCACGCTTGCTCCCATCTCGCTAATGCCAGGCATCAACATGACCTATGCGATGAGTATCGGTATGAGCTTTGGTTATAAGCACTCGCTTATTATGATGACCGGACAGCTTCTTTCGCTTGCTTTCGTGGCATTTTGCTGTATGCTTGGTGTGGGTGCGGTGCTTCATCATTTTGAGTACGCATTTAAGGCGCTAAACATCATCACAGGGCTTTATATGCTCTATCTTGGCGCGATGCTTCTTTTTGGCAAGGGCGAGCTTAGCGTAACAAACGTCTCAAATTTACCAAGCAAAAAGCAGATGTTTATAAACGGTCTCATCGTTTGCGTCACAAATCCAAAGGCATGGATATTTTTCTCGGCTTTACTGCCTACATTTTTGGACAAAGAAGATCCCTTTAGCCTTACTCGTATGTGCGTGATCGCGACAACGCTCGTTTTCATCGAGTTTTGTTCGCTAAATATCTACGCGCTTGGCGGAGCTATGCTAAAGAAATTTTTACAAACGCACCTAAGGCTACTTGAAATTTTCACCGCCCTCATCGTCTGCACGATCGGCGTACTTTTACTTTTTAGATAA
- a CDS encoding type II asparaginase produces the protein MRLIFKAVLLMILGATLAVAKPTIYILATGGTIAGSGSGSLDSSYTSGTVTVDKLIAAVPDINKIATIKGEQISNIGSQDMNNEVWLKLANRINELLNSGKADGIVVTHGTDTMEETAYFLNLVVKSDKPVVLVGAMRNSGSLSADGPLNLFNAVNVAISKDSVGKGVMVIMNDEIHAAREVTKTNTTGVDTFKSPNSGKIGTVFYGNVKYYMNPIRKHTAKSAFDLEGVKELPRVDIIYSHANDNPDFVNVAVKNGAKGVISAGLGNGNPYFSVLEALGEASKAGVVVVRDSRVGSGETTMNGEVDDAKYGFLTSDNLNAQKARVLLMLALTKTSDKAKIQEYFLTH, from the coding sequence ATGCGTTTAATCTTTAAGGCGGTGTTACTCATGATTTTAGGTGCTACTTTAGCGGTTGCAAAGCCAACCATTTACATCCTAGCTACTGGTGGAACGATAGCAGGAAGCGGCTCAGGTTCGCTTGATTCTAGCTATACTTCTGGAACTGTTACGGTCGATAAACTAATCGCAGCCGTGCCAGATATAAACAAGATCGCTACCATAAAAGGCGAGCAAATTTCAAATATCGGCTCACAAGATATGAACAACGAAGTTTGGCTAAAGCTTGCAAATAGAATCAACGAGCTTCTAAATAGCGGCAAAGCTGATGGTATCGTTGTTACTCACGGCACAGATACTATGGAAGAGACAGCTTACTTTCTAAATTTAGTTGTTAAAAGCGACAAGCCAGTTGTACTTGTAGGTGCGATGAGAAATAGTGGCTCACTAAGCGCAGACGGCCCACTAAATTTATTTAACGCTGTAAACGTAGCTATTAGCAAAGATAGCGTAGGTAAGGGCGTTATGGTTATTATGAATGATGAAATTCACGCTGCTAGAGAGGTAACCAAAACCAACACAACAGGCGTTGATACATTTAAATCACCAAACAGCGGTAAGATCGGCACAGTCTTTTATGGCAACGTAAAATACTATATGAATCCGATTAGAAAACACACAGCAAAATCAGCATTTGACCTAGAGGGCGTAAAAGAGCTTCCAAGAGTCGATATCATCTACTCTCACGCAAATGACAACCCTGACTTTGTAAATGTGGCTGTTAAAAACGGCGCAAAAGGCGTAATTAGCGCTGGTCTTGGCAACGGAAACCCTTACTTTAGCGTGCTAGAGGCACTTGGTGAAGCTTCAAAAGCTGGCGTAGTGGTAGTTCGTGACTCACGTGTGGGAAGCGGCGAAACGACTATGAACGGCGAAGTAGACGACGCAAAATACGGCTTTTTAACAAGCGATAATCTAAACGCGCAAAAAGCTAGAGTGCTTTTGATGCTTGCACTTACAAAAACAAGCGATAAAGCCAAAATTCAAGAGTATTTCTTAACTCACTAA
- a CDS encoding branched-chain amino acid transporter permease: protein MISVNSSEMVLFVAVLLSALAAFITRATPFYALKNHKSNPYLDSIEKHMGMMIMVVLVCYGLKDTKFSEFPYGLSEIVAVFTAILMHLKFKNTLLSIVISTGIYIFLIRIF, encoded by the coding sequence TTGATAAGTGTAAACTCAAGCGAGATGGTACTTTTTGTGGCGGTGCTTTTAAGTGCTCTAGCTGCTTTTATAACGAGAGCGACGCCGTTTTATGCTCTTAAAAACCATAAGTCAAACCCTTATTTAGACTCCATTGAGAAGCACATGGGCATGATGATAATGGTCGTTTTGGTCTGTTACGGGCTAAAGGATACGAAATTTAGCGAGTTTCCATATGGCTTAAGCGAGATAGTAGCGGTTTTTACAGCTATTTTGATGCATTTAAAGTTTAAAAATACTCTTCTTAGCATAGTTATTTCAACCGGAATTTATATATTTTTGATAAGAATTTTTTAA
- a CDS encoding AzlC family ABC transporter permease yields MHFSYVFKLSVPIFMGYFPLGVAFGILAKSMGVSAFIAVALSTLAYGGAAQFMMLSLFSAGTSYVEVSIVSYLVNLRHTFYGISLLKEYSGIKFKLLNIALLTDETFAIFKNLKLKEASDRSFVFTWLNLLSWSYWAAGTLLGALLGDLIKADTKGLEFSLTSLFIVIVIEMLKNDKNYRVLFAAAFFGVLGVSLFPAKFVLVGSMALCFVFLLLFKDKI; encoded by the coding sequence TTGCATTTTAGTTATGTTTTTAAGCTTAGCGTTCCTATCTTTATGGGCTATTTTCCGCTTGGTGTCGCCTTTGGCATTTTGGCTAAAAGCATGGGCGTTAGCGCATTTATCGCTGTGGCACTTAGCACGCTAGCGTACGGCGGCGCGGCACAGTTTATGATGCTCTCGCTTTTTAGCGCTGGCACGAGCTATGTTGAGGTTTCTATCGTGAGCTATCTAGTAAATTTACGCCATACTTTTTATGGAATTTCACTTTTAAAAGAGTATAGCGGTATCAAATTTAAGCTCTTAAACATCGCTTTGCTAACCGATGAGACCTTTGCCATATTTAAAAATTTAAAGCTAAAAGAGGCGAGTGATCGAAGCTTTGTCTTTACATGGCTAAATCTACTTTCGTGGTCATACTGGGCGGCTGGGACGCTGCTCGGAGCACTTCTTGGAGATCTTATAAAGGCCGATACAAAAGGCCTTGAGTTTAGTTTGACCTCGCTTTTTATAGTAATCGTCATCGAGATGCTCAAAAATGACAAAAACTACCGCGTGCTCTTTGCAGCGGCCTTTTTTGGTGTGCTTGGAGTGAGCCTATTTCCAGCTAAATTTGTGCTTGTTGGCTCAATGGCGCTTTGTTTTGTATTTTTGCTTTTGTTTAAGGATAAAATTTGA
- a CDS encoding MBL fold metallo-hydrolase, whose amino-acid sequence MKINKILFLIAIFLGFGAANAQDSFQHIRNATAKINYAGVNFLLDPYLAPKGKYPGFEGTLNSHLRNPLIELPMDAKEVYKGVDAIIVTHTHPDHWDEVAAEILPKDIVIFAQHNDDAALIKKQGFKDVRVLDESAEFKGVKLHKAGGAHGTAEMYENKQLGAILGDAMGVVFEAKGHKTLYVMGDTLWTADVNKALNKFNPSVVVMNTGDARVLAFPDNGIIMGKADVAHAAKVLNGTTIIAVHMDAVNHTSVSRKDLHEFVKKEGIESKITIPNDGEIIKF is encoded by the coding sequence ATGAAAATAAATAAAATTTTATTTTTAATCGCCATATTTTTGGGCTTTGGCGCGGCAAACGCACAAGACAGCTTTCAGCATATCAGAAACGCTACCGCAAAGATAAACTACGCTGGAGTGAACTTTTTGCTTGACCCGTATCTTGCACCAAAGGGTAAATATCCTGGCTTTGAGGGGACGCTAAACTCACACCTTAGAAATCCTTTGATAGAACTTCCGATGGATGCAAAAGAGGTGTATAAGGGCGTCGATGCGATCATCGTTACGCATACGCATCCTGATCACTGGGATGAGGTCGCGGCTGAAATTTTACCTAAAGATATCGTTATCTTTGCTCAGCATAACGATGATGCGGCGCTAATCAAAAAGCAAGGCTTTAAAGACGTAAGAGTGCTAGACGAATCGGCTGAATTTAAAGGCGTGAAACTACATAAAGCAGGCGGCGCTCACGGCACAGCAGAGATGTATGAAAATAAACAGCTTGGTGCTATTTTGGGTGATGCGATGGGCGTAGTGTTTGAAGCAAAGGGGCACAAAACGCTTTACGTCATGGGCGATACGCTTTGGACTGCGGACGTAAATAAGGCTCTAAACAAATTTAATCCTAGCGTGGTCGTGATGAATACGGGCGACGCTCGCGTGCTAGCATTTCCTGACAACGGTATCATAATGGGCAAAGCCGACGTAGCTCACGCCGCAAAAGTGCTTAACGGTACGACTATCATCGCAGTGCATATGGATGCCGTAAATCACACGAGCGTAAGCCGTAAGGATCTTCATGAATTTGTTAAAAAAGAAGGCATAGAGAGCAAGATCACTATCCCAAATGATGGCGAAATCATCAAATTTTAA
- a CDS encoding tetratricopeptide repeat protein: MAVMANKACELGNPHSCLFLGNIYLQKDTLVQEKEEGLRLYDKACELKNAFACYTLALIYEAGDTGMAQDKKIKQKFTTKKPVSLIWKKHAVCLKIFN; encoded by the coding sequence ATGGCAGTTATGGCAAACAAGGCCTGTGAGCTAGGCAATCCACATAGTTGTCTCTTTTTAGGAAACATATATCTACAAAAAGACACTCTAGTACAAGAGAAAGAAGAAGGGCTTAGGCTTTACGATAAAGCTTGCGAACTAAAAAATGCATTTGCTTGCTATACTCTTGCTCTCATTTATGAAGCTGGGGATACCGGCATGGCACAAGATAAAAAAATAAAGCAAAAATTTACTACAAAAAAGCCTGTGAGCTTGATTTGGAAGAAGCATGCAGTATGCTTAAAAATTTTTAATTAA
- the flgG gene encoding flagellar basal-body rod protein FlgG has translation MMRSLYTAATGMIAQQTQIDVTSHNIANVNTYGYKKNRAEFADLMYQVMEYAGTATSQTTTSPTGIEVGLGVRPTAINKIFSQGYFKETSNNLDMVIAGNGFFQIQLPDGTTAYTRNGAFKLDANGTIVNSDGYQLIPQITVPANATQISIGTDGTVSVLQAGEREMAQIGQIELANFINPAGLHSMGDNNYLETSASGNVVVGVAGLDGLGTIRQGFVEMSNVQLVEEMTDLITGQRAYEANSKAITTSDSMLEIVNGLKR, from the coding sequence ATGATGAGATCACTTTACACTGCGGCCACTGGCATGATAGCCCAGCAGACGCAGATAGATGTAACCTCACACAACATTGCAAACGTAAATACTTATGGATACAAGAAAAATAGGGCTGAATTTGCTGATTTGATGTATCAAGTCATGGAGTACGCAGGTACGGCTACAAGCCAGACTACCACAAGCCCAACTGGTATCGAGGTGGGTCTTGGTGTGCGCCCAACGGCGATAAATAAAATTTTTTCTCAGGGCTATTTTAAAGAAACTAGCAATAACCTAGATATGGTAATAGCTGGCAACGGATTTTTTCAGATTCAGCTACCAGATGGTACCACTGCTTATACTAGAAATGGTGCTTTTAAGCTTGATGCAAACGGCACGATCGTAAATAGCGATGGCTATCAGCTGATCCCTCAGATCACAGTCCCTGCAAATGCGACGCAAATTTCTATCGGCACAGATGGCACCGTGTCAGTGCTCCAAGCAGGTGAGAGAGAGATGGCTCAGATAGGTCAGATCGAGTTAGCAAACTTTATAAACCCAGCTGGCCTTCACTCGATGGGCGACAACAACTATCTAGAAACAAGCGCTAGTGGTAACGTGGTGGTAGGTGTAGCAGGACTTGACGGACTTGGTACGATCAGACAAGGGTTTGTTGAGATGAGTAACGTTCAGCTAGTTGAAGAGATGACTGATCTTATCACTGGACAGCGTGCGTACGAGGCGAACTCAAAGGCGATAACCACGAGTGACTCGATGCTTGAAATAGTAAATGGGCTTAAAAGGTAG
- a CDS encoding flagellar hook-basal body protein — protein sequence MQNGYYQATAGMVTQFNRLNVISNNLANVNTIGYKRNDVVIGDFARIFKETQDELPLKNHTKDGAKFLNRTLNRVPQVSEEYTDFSAGGFKYSSNTLDFAIKRDDAFFLVDTPNGVKLSKNGSFSLDGDGYIVTKEGYKVLPSGYEAQNPGQRGIQVPQGEVLTADKNGNLYSNNNQFSKFYIAQPREIRDLKKVGDNLFETRNFDDINELDEADSVMQGYAQMSNVNPVLEMVGLIETQRLVDMYQKVMTSHMSDLNQDAVQKLALKA from the coding sequence ATGCAAAATGGTTATTATCAAGCCACTGCTGGCATGGTAACGCAGTTTAACAGACTAAATGTGATCTCAAATAACCTTGCAAATGTAAATACGATCGGCTACAAGCGAAACGATGTGGTCATCGGTGACTTTGCAAGAATTTTTAAAGAGACGCAAGATGAGCTTCCGCTTAAAAATCATACAAAAGATGGGGCTAAATTTTTAAATAGAACTCTTAACCGTGTGCCACAAGTGAGCGAAGAATACACTGACTTTAGTGCTGGTGGTTTTAAATACAGCTCAAATACGCTTGATTTTGCGATAAAAAGAGACGACGCATTTTTCTTAGTTGATACCCCAAATGGTGTAAAACTTAGCAAAAACGGTTCTTTTAGCCTTGATGGTGATGGTTATATCGTCACAAAGGAGGGCTATAAGGTTTTACCAAGTGGCTATGAGGCACAAAATCCTGGACAAAGAGGCATTCAAGTACCACAAGGCGAGGTACTAACTGCTGATAAAAATGGAAATTTATACTCAAATAATAATCAATTTTCTAAATTTTACATCGCTCAGCCAAGAGAGATAAGAGATCTTAAAAAGGTCGGCGACAACCTCTTTGAAACTAGAAATTTTGACGACATAAATGAGCTTGATGAAGCTGATAGCGTGATGCAAGGATATGCTCAGATGTCAAACGTAAACCCAGTTTTAGAAATGGTGGGTCTAATAGAAACCCAGCGCTTGGTTGATATGTATCAAAAAGTTATGACAAGTCACATGAGTGATCTTAACCAGGATGCTGTTCAAAAACTAGCCCTAAAAGCTTAA
- the rpoD gene encoding RNA polymerase sigma factor RpoD encodes MSAAKDSFSQIEELFAENAKGFLTYEKLVKLLDKAPTATIVKKIEQLAKTNKVQLITSAEAAKLRNLADAKKRQENAQKSDQDIDEDLDLSGESDLLEWSRSDSPVRMYLREMGQIALLTKDEEVEISKRIELGEDIIIDAFCSVPFLIDFILDYKEPLINRERRVKELFKSFEDESENEENEDSEDDIDEEDEENEENEAPKKSAKNDKRAEKVIESFKALEKAKKEWLKTANKQDKVESDDTASKMTLAFKKKILKEKLMDLGPTSKLISEIVKSMETALKSDDEFDRELKRLEYRLPMFSDELKKNHKSILKDIIKLSKEEISARVPEATMVSTYVEIKKLFTTKEASKQGFDLEPTRLKEILEQIKRGKKISDEAKARMAKSNLRLVVSIAKRYTNRGLPFLDLIQEGNIGLMKAVDKFEYRKGYKFSTYATWWIRQAISRAIADQARTIRIPIHMIETINRINKINRKYLQEEGKEPDVSVIAKEVGLSVDKVKQVIKITKEPISLEAPIANEEDGKFGDFVEDKSSLSPIEQILKSDLREQIDDVLSQLNEREKAVISMRFGLLEDESDRTLEEIGKALNVTRERVRQIESSAIKKLKHPKVGRKLKNYIEG; translated from the coding sequence ATGAGCGCCGCAAAAGACTCTTTTTCTCAGATAGAAGAGCTTTTCGCTGAAAATGCAAAAGGCTTTTTGACATACGAAAAATTAGTAAAATTATTAGACAAAGCTCCGACTGCTACGATAGTAAAAAAGATAGAACAACTAGCAAAAACGAATAAAGTCCAGCTCATCACATCTGCTGAGGCCGCAAAGCTTAGAAATTTAGCCGATGCTAAAAAACGCCAAGAAAATGCTCAAAAAAGTGATCAAGATATCGACGAGGATCTCGATCTTTCAGGTGAAAGTGACCTTTTAGAGTGGTCAAGGTCAGATAGTCCTGTCAGGATGTATCTAAGAGAAATGGGGCAGATCGCGCTTCTTACAAAAGATGAAGAGGTAGAGATTAGCAAAAGGATCGAGCTTGGCGAAGATATAATTATCGACGCATTTTGTTCGGTGCCATTTTTGATTGACTTCATACTTGATTATAAAGAGCCGCTTATCAACAGAGAACGCCGTGTAAAAGAGCTTTTTAAGAGCTTTGAAGACGAGAGTGAAAACGAAGAAAATGAAGATAGTGAAGACGATATAGACGAGGAAGATGAAGAGAATGAAGAGAACGAAGCTCCTAAAAAATCAGCCAAAAATGATAAACGTGCTGAAAAAGTTATAGAGAGTTTCAAGGCCCTCGAAAAGGCAAAAAAAGAGTGGCTAAAGACTGCAAATAAACAAGATAAAGTAGAAAGCGATGACACGGCTTCAAAGATGACTCTTGCATTTAAAAAGAAAATTTTAAAAGAGAAGCTAATGGATCTTGGCCCAACAAGCAAGTTAATTAGCGAGATCGTAAAATCAATGGAAACAGCATTAAAAAGCGACGACGAATTTGACAGAGAGCTAAAACGCTTAGAGTATCGCTTACCAATGTTTAGTGACGAGCTTAAGAAAAATCACAAAAGCATACTAAAAGATATCATCAAGCTTAGTAAGGAAGAAATCTCGGCTCGCGTGCCAGAAGCTACAATGGTCTCAACTTATGTCGAGATCAAAAAGCTATTTACTACAAAAGAGGCGAGTAAGCAAGGCTTTGATCTTGAGCCAACAAGGCTAAAAGAAATTTTAGAGCAGATCAAACGTGGAAAGAAAATTTCTGACGAGGCAAAAGCCAGAATGGCTAAATCGAACCTCCGTCTAGTTGTAAGTATCGCAAAACGCTATACAAATAGGGGCTTGCCATTTTTGGATCTCATCCAAGAGGGCAACATCGGCCTTATGAAAGCGGTTGATAAATTTGAATATAGAAAAGGTTATAAATTTTCAACCTACGCCACATGGTGGATCCGCCAAGCTATTTCGCGTGCGATCGCCGATCAGGCAAGGACGATTAGGATACCTATCCACATGATAGAAACGATCAATCGTATCAACAAAATCAACCGCAAATACCTCCAAGAAGAGGGAAAAGAGCCTGATGTAAGCGTTATCGCAAAAGAAGTTGGGCTAAGCGTTGATAAGGTAAAACAAGTTATCAAAATAACAAAAGAGCCTATCAGTCTTGAAGCTCCGATCGCAAACGAAGAAGACGGTAAATTTGGAGATTTTGTTGAGGATAAAAGCTCACTTTCACCGATAGAGCAAATTTTAAAAAGCGACCTTAGAGAGCAGATAGATGATGTGCTTTCGCAGCTAAATGAGCGTGAAAAGGCTGTAATTTCAATGAGATTTGGCTTGCTTGAGGATGAGAGTGACCGCACACTTGAAGAGATCGGCAAGGCCCTAAATGTCACTCGTGAGCGCGTCCGCCAGATAGAAAGCTCAGCTATCAAAAAACTAAAACACCCAAAAGTTGGTAGAAAACTTAAAAACTACATTGAGGGCTAA
- a CDS encoding flagellin, with the protein MKLGTYTANQASGNYYLDQAKNSEKKALNAISANSEIKASGANLQIAESLLSQTNVLNEGLANANDMIGMLQIADSTLLNLSKNTDRIGELSSKLTNPTLSANEQKGIKGEINALRNAMNDSVKEAKFNGKNIFDAELGFFTGESTKNINLGTNALLNVKDDGSNTGEILKNINSLRSEIGSTQNAVFRGINALAARSVANANSLENLDSSDIAKSLEENLQANLKLHAASLAKAHDTTSLAAKLDKLLGE; encoded by the coding sequence ATGAAGTTAGGAACTTATACTGCAAACCAGGCTTCAGGAAACTATTATTTAGATCAAGCAAAAAATAGCGAGAAGAAAGCGCTAAATGCTATCTCTGCAAACAGCGAGATCAAAGCTTCAGGTGCAAATTTACAAATCGCAGAGAGTTTGCTTTCACAAACAAATGTCTTGAACGAAGGTTTGGCAAATGCAAACGACATGATCGGTATGCTTCAAATCGCTGATTCAACGCTTTTAAATTTAAGTAAAAATACGGATAGAATAGGCGAGCTTTCAAGTAAGCTTACAAATCCTACTCTCTCAGCAAATGAACAAAAAGGCATAAAGGGCGAAATCAACGCACTAAGAAATGCTATGAATGATAGCGTAAAAGAGGCTAAATTTAACGGCAAAAACATATTTGATGCTGAGCTTGGATTTTTTACAGGCGAGAGTACAAAAAATATAAATTTGGGCACAAATGCTCTTTTAAATGTCAAAGATGACGGCTCAAATACAGGTGAAATTTTAAAAAATATAAATTCACTTCGCTCAGAGATCGGATCAACACAAAATGCTGTATTTAGAGGTATAAATGCTCTAGCTGCAAGAAGTGTGGCGAATGCTAATAGTTTAGAAAATCTTGATAGTAGCGACATCGCAAAGAGTTTGGAAGAAAATTTACAAGCAAATTTAAAACTTCATGCTGCGAGCTTAGCTAAAGCTCATGATACTACGAGCTTGGCTGCAAAACTAGATAAACTTCTAGGCGAATAA